In Serratia liquefaciens ATCC 27592, the genomic stretch TTATCTCCCATGATTTGTCGGTGGTGGAGCACATTGCCGACGAAGTGATGGTGATGTATCTCGGCCGCTGCGTGGAGAAGGGCAGTAAAGACGCCATCTTCAACAACCCGCGTCATCCGTATACCCAGGCGTTGCTGTCCGCGACACCGCGCCTGAATCCGGATATGCGTCGCGAGCGCATCAAGCTGACCGGCGAATTGCCCAGCCCGATGAACCCGCCGCCAGGTTGTGCATTCAATGCTCGCTGCCGCCGTGCTTTCGGGCCTTGTACCCAACTGCAACCCCAGTTAAAGCAATACGGCGAGCAGATGGTGGCCTGCTTTGCGGTCGATCAGGATGAAAATTCTGCGGCATAACTTTGTTATCCATGACAATTAACTAAAAATGCCGGTTTTTACGCCGGCATTTTTTTTGCTTTTAATTATGATCGTATTAATTAGTTTATTGAGTGGATTTTTTATTTGTATTAATGGCGCTTATTTTTCTTAGCGAAATCCTGACGAAATAAGCTGAATTAGGAATCTTCGCAAACCACTGATAATTAATCTCTTGGCTTTTTTTATCCGGATTATTACGCCGATTGGAATGGAATGCCCAAAGCCAATGTTAAGGATTAAGGTTCCGCCGCAGATTGATGGCTGCAAAAAAAAGCACGCCTGAAGGCGTGCCCAGATGGCTGATAAAGTCCTTTGCAATTAAAAGTTCTGATTAGGGACTAATAAAAACAAAGGATTATGTTTTCTGATTTACCCCAAACATCCGAAAACCACGTTTTTTCGGGTGTTTGTCATCAGACTAAGCACGCCCGAAGGCGTGCCCCTGAGTCATCAGGTAATGCAATTACTGGGGATAAGGTACCCAATCGCCGCCGTTTAGCCGGATGTAAGGCTTGCCCTGGTATTGCATCACGATGGCGTTGTCATTCTCGGAAATGACCGCCGTCTGCGGCAGGTTCTGCGTCAGCGCCTGCCAGTCTACGCTCGGCGCGGTGAAGGCCTTGCCGTCTACCAAACGAGAAACCAGCTCGGAAAGCGCCAGGTAGCTGCTTGGCGTTTTGACCTGCAGCGGGCTGCCCTGATGCGGCGCTTTCATACCAACCAGTTTGATACCTACCGGCGTATGGGTAATGTTGGGGCTGGGAATATCGCGCAGACCGGACATCTGCATTTTGTCTCCCACCAGTGCCGCGCCGTGTTCCGGCACGATCACCACCATCACCTTGCGGCCAGACTTCTCCAATTGTTCCAGGAAGGTGTTCAACTGGTCGAACAATTTCTGCGCCCGGGGTTGATAGTCCGCGCTCTTGTTCGAACCGACGAAACGGTTACCGTCATGCAGTGGAATGATATTGAAGAAGGTGGCGCTGCGGGCATCACCGGCTTTCTGCTGCTGATCCAGCCAGCGGGTGAGCAGTTCCAAATCGTTGTATATCGGTTCGCCATCGAACGAGGCCAGCTCATTGCCGATCCCGGCCTGAGACATCAGCGGTGCCTGCATATCACCCTGTTCGCGCAGCTCTTTCAGGAAGTTGCCGAACACGCCGGAGTGATCCAGCATCAGCTGCTCTTTGAAGCCCAGCTTGGCAAGATTATCAAACAGATAGCATTGCTGATTGACCGGCTGATACAAATCGTGATGCGAAGGCTGACCACAGCTGGCGCGTAACAACCTGATTGCCGCCGGGCCGCTGTAGGCGGTGGCCGAATTGAAGTTGTCGAACATAATGTCCATCTTCGACCACAGCGGATGGTTTTCCAGTTTTACCGCGTCCATGTCGGCCCAGGCCAACGAACAGATGTTGATCACCAGCAGGTCAAACGGCTGAGCATCGGCAGGCAGGCTGGCCGGGAAGGCGGTTGCGCGGGTTTTTTCCTTGTCGTAGAACTGATTCAGATAGGCCGTCAGGTTGGCGCTGGTTGGTGGCGCACTGTCCGCCGGTGCGCTGTCGCCCCCGGCAGCCGGCGGCGTCGTTGCCGGGGTGCTACTGGTAGAAGCGTTGGTACTGGCCGGTAACAGGGAGACGGCCGGCCCGGCAATGTTGACCAGGTTCAACCACACCAGTGCGGCAACGGTGAATACGGTAACCCGTACCCATTGAGCCAGGAACAGGTAGGCAATCAGCATCACGAAGGCCGCGCCGATCATCTGCCAATTGATAAAGCGATTTATCAGCTCCAGCAGGTACTGGGCGCTAAAGCCGGTCAATTGCGAACCCTGGCTCATGATGCTGTTGATGCCGGGCAACCAGGTGTCGTGATAGAACAACGCAATCCCAATCGGGATCGCCACGTAATGACGCCAGCGGTGCAGACGCATCGCCGGTATCGGCATCAACAGAAATGCCATGAACACCAGGTTGGGCAAGGCGTGGAAGTTCAGGTAACCGAACCACAGCAGGGCAAATTTGGCCAGGAAGTAGTAGTTCCAGCCACCCAGCCCACGCCAGTAGCGCCACAGGGAGTTGTCGGATTGCGGGTTGTTTGTTGGCTTCATGGCTGTTTCTTACGCTTAATCTGAGATGAAGAACCTTCGCGCACCCATAATCCGATGGATTTTAAATAGCGCGGTGATAACAACAGGTTTTGCCAGTACTGACGCCAGTGCGGGAAACGCCGGTGAAAGGCGTAACCCAGCGGGATGAAAATAATGGCGCACAGAATAATCAGTTGCACAATGTCGTTAAGATTCAACATGCTTATTCTCCTGCGCACCGGTAGTCAGCGTGAAAGCCACCGGTTGACGGCGCTCCTGCGGGCGGTCTGCCTCGGCGGCGGCCTGGCGCGGTGTGGCCTGTACGGTCGCTGCAGGCAACGAAATATTGGCGTTGTGCGCCAGCCGTTTAATTTCAGAAATAATATCTACGTCCTGGTGCCACACCACCCGGTTACTGAAGGCTTCATCTACCGGCAGACGAAAAATAAACTTCAGAGCGGTATCCAAATCGTTAATCCGGCAGGTGGAGAGAAACAGGACCAGACGGCCTTGCACCACGGTCATTACGTCGCCGAAGCGCCGTAGAAAGCAAAGGGTCATCGCCTGTTCGGCGCGCAACCCGGGCACCGGGCGCAGCGCTACCATCACACCTTTACCGTCTTCCGGCAGCAGCGTGTTGCCCATCAGCGAAATCACCGCCTGACTAAAATCGTCCGGCCGCATATAACCTTTCAGCTGCAGCGGGCGCAGCCCGGCCAGCAGGGCATCAATATCTGCCGGAACGTGGCGCGAGAAGCGTTGCCCCTGAATACCCTCAAGCATGGTCAAAAAGCGCGATAACGGTGCCACGTGCGGCACAATCAGATTGGCGCCGCAGGCCAACAGCAAGCGTTCGTCACTGTAACGCAGGCTGGCGCTCATCTCGCGTACCACGATTTTCAGTCCGTTGCCGCGCTGACGGCGCAGGCTGTGGATTTGATGTGCCAGCGCATCAATTTCATCACTTTGGTACAGGGCGAAGATCAACGTAGCCGAAAGCGTCAACATGCCGTGCTGCGCCAGTTGCGCATTGGTTTGCAGCAGTTGCCAGTTGGCCGATAGCGGCGGCGCGCCTTCAAGAATGCTCTGCTGGGCCAGGTAGCGCCCTTCATCGCTGCGGATGGAGGTCGGAGAAGGTTTATTGCTGTCGTCGTCACCCTGCCAGCCGTGTTCACCGGCATACAGCGTCAGTAATTGGTTGGCGTTGATGCCGTTTTCGGTGCTCCACCAGTTAACCAGATACTGTGCACTGTCCTGCTGCCACTGCAGGCTGGCCAGCCCGTTAAGGATGCGGTGTTGAGTGCTGAGTTGCCCTTTGAGTTTATTCACGCCGCCGCCGTGGCTGAGGATCAGCAGCGTGCAGCCTTGTCGGCGCAGCCAGGCGCCGGTGGCGCGGGTCCAGTCACCCAACTCTTCGCGGGTGAAGGTCTGCCATAAGCTGGCATGGGCCAACAGAATCAATAGGCGATTTTGCGGTTTTAGGGCGCGCATCAGGTCGTCGCTAAAGTGCATCAGCGCCGCTTTTTTCTCGGGAAGCTGGTACAGCGGGATTTTTTTCAATGCGGGGGAGACAAGTGCCGCCAGCAACCCGTCAGGTTTTTCTCCGCTGCATATCAACGCGACCTGGCTGGTTGCAGCCTGGGCAGCCAAGGTTTGCTGGCAGAGCAGGTTGGCATCGGTTTGACGGTCGACATTCACCCAATACAGCCCCGGGGCTTGCATGACAGACAGTTCTTCCCAAATCTGCCGAACACCTAATGAGAAAGATTGCGCCATAGGATATTTTTCTACTTTCGTTGAAAGTGTCGTCGCGGCCAACTGAGTATAGCTATTCGGCCATCCTGTCATTGGGAACAATAATAAAAAAATTAAAACCAGCCAT encodes the following:
- the bcsG gene encoding cellulose biosynthesis protein BcsG, with translation MKPTNNPQSDNSLWRYWRGLGGWNYYFLAKFALLWFGYLNFHALPNLVFMAFLLMPIPAMRLHRWRHYVAIPIGIALFYHDTWLPGINSIMSQGSQLTGFSAQYLLELINRFINWQMIGAAFVMLIAYLFLAQWVRVTVFTVAALVWLNLVNIAGPAVSLLPASTNASTSSTPATTPPAAGGDSAPADSAPPTSANLTAYLNQFYDKEKTRATAFPASLPADAQPFDLLVINICSLAWADMDAVKLENHPLWSKMDIMFDNFNSATAYSGPAAIRLLRASCGQPSHHDLYQPVNQQCYLFDNLAKLGFKEQLMLDHSGVFGNFLKELREQGDMQAPLMSQAGIGNELASFDGEPIYNDLELLTRWLDQQQKAGDARSATFFNIIPLHDGNRFVGSNKSADYQPRAQKLFDQLNTFLEQLEKSGRKVMVVIVPEHGAALVGDKMQMSGLRDIPSPNITHTPVGIKLVGMKAPHQGSPLQVKTPSSYLALSELVSRLVDGKAFTAPSVDWQALTQNLPQTAVISENDNAIVMQYQGKPYIRLNGGDWVPYPQ
- the bcsF gene encoding cellulose biosynthesis protein BcsF; the protein is MLNLNDIVQLIILCAIIFIPLGYAFHRRFPHWRQYWQNLLLSPRYLKSIGLWVREGSSSQIKRKKQP
- the bcsE gene encoding cellulose biosynthesis protein BcsE, translating into MAQSFSLGVRQIWEELSVMQAPGLYWVNVDRQTDANLLCQQTLAAQAATSQVALICSGEKPDGLLAALVSPALKKIPLYQLPEKKAALMHFSDDLMRALKPQNRLLILLAHASLWQTFTREELGDWTRATGAWLRRQGCTLLILSHGGGVNKLKGQLSTQHRILNGLASLQWQQDSAQYLVNWWSTENGINANQLLTLYAGEHGWQGDDDSNKPSPTSIRSDEGRYLAQQSILEGAPPLSANWQLLQTNAQLAQHGMLTLSATLIFALYQSDEIDALAHQIHSLRRQRGNGLKIVVREMSASLRYSDERLLLACGANLIVPHVAPLSRFLTMLEGIQGQRFSRHVPADIDALLAGLRPLQLKGYMRPDDFSQAVISLMGNTLLPEDGKGVMVALRPVPGLRAEQAMTLCFLRRFGDVMTVVQGRLVLFLSTCRINDLDTALKFIFRLPVDEAFSNRVVWHQDVDIISEIKRLAHNANISLPAATVQATPRQAAAEADRPQERRQPVAFTLTTGAQENKHVES